The Tolypothrix sp. PCC 7712 region ATGTGCGGCTTGAATTCCGACATCACTATCTTCAATCACAACACAATACTCCGGTGGAAATCCCATTTTATTGGCTGCGTATAAGAATAAACCTGGGTCGGGTTTCCAAGAGCCTATCTCATAAGAACTAAACAAGCGCTCATCAAAATAATGCAATAATTTTGTGACATTTAAAGCTTTACGAATTTTTGCTATAGGGGCACTTGAAGCAATACAGAAAGGGTATTCCAAAGTTTTGAGCATCTCTGAAACGCCTGGGATTGGCTGCAAGTTAAATTCAAATAATTCATTCACCCTTTGACGATATGTTGCTTCAAAATCTATCGGCAGCTTTACGCCATATCTTATTTCTATATCCGCTAAAATTAAAGCTAACTTTCTGCCACGATATCGATAAATAAGACTGTCAATTGATTCGTCGATAAAAGGTAGCAAATCGATAAATGCTTGGTTACAAAGCTTCTCACTATCAACTAATGTTCCATCTAAATCAAAAATGATACAAAGATGCTTCATTTATGAAAAACGACAAAAGAAATTATTCCGTTTCAAATTGTTGACGGTTAACAGTTAACAGTCAACCGTCAACAGTGAACTAACTTTGATAAGGGCGTGGTAGTTGGCGCAATTTATGAGCAGTATCTAATTCACTGTTATTTTTTCTGCCATATCCCCAACCTAAAATGCGGCGATATTCACCCATAATCCCACTTTCAATTAAATCATCCTCGTTGACTGCAACATTAGTATGAGATTGGGGTGCAACATAAAGCGCATCTGCTGGACAGTATGCTTCACACATAAAACAAGTTTGACAATCTTCCTGACGCGCGATCGCAGGTGGTTGGTTAGGAACTGCGTCAAAGACATTGGTAGGGCAAACTTGAACGCAGACATTACAATTAATGCAGAGTTGATGGCTGACAAGCTCGATCATGATACTGAAGCTGTAGTTTGAGTTGTTAATACTGGTGCTGTCGTAGTCTCATCTTTAATCCAATCCCGTCTTACCCACAGCTTATCTAAACCGCCAGTAGCTTGATAATAACGCTGATTGGGATCGGTTTCGGGATAATCTATGCGAATATGTTCGCTGCGGCTTTCTGTGCGATGTAAAGCGCTAAAATATCCCCATCTTGCTACAGCCGTCAGCGCAGCAGCTCGTCGAGAAAATTCGATATCGCGCACAGTATCTTGTTTTGGATTCCCTTGTACTTGCTGCCACAATGTTTCTAATTTGGCGAGAGAATCCAGAAGTTTCTGCTCAGAACGCAAATAATTCTTCTCTAAGGGGAATACCTCCGCTTGAACACCGCGCACGATCGCCTGACTATCGAATGTTTCAGAGGTGGAGGATTGGGAACGCATTCCCGCTTGTCCAGTAGGATACACAACTCTTTCATGAGCGTGATCGCCTAAACTTTTTGCAAAGGCGGCTG contains the following coding sequences:
- a CDS encoding HAD-IA family hydrolase; translated protein: MKHLCIIFDLDGTLVDSEKLCNQAFIDLLPFIDESIDSLIYRYRGRKLALILADIEIRYGVKLPIDFEATYRQRVNELFEFNLQPIPGVSEMLKTLEYPFCIASSAPIAKIRKALNVTKLLHYFDERLFSSYEIGSWKPDPGLFLYAANKMGFPPEYCVVIEDSDVGIQAAHSAGIYALKYSSEEAEDKNHIFSNMKSLAKLLDNIYALKCDRL
- a CDS encoding 4Fe-4S binding protein, coding for MIELVSHQLCINCNVCVQVCPTNVFDAVPNQPPAIARQEDCQTCFMCEAYCPADALYVAPQSHTNVAVNEDDLIESGIMGEYRRILGWGYGRKNNSELDTAHKLRQLPRPYQS